In the Flavisolibacter tropicus genome, one interval contains:
- a CDS encoding DinB family protein, translating to MAKFKTEDLIAELKEDVQHILEAAEHIRTSDKNKLVYQIDKEKWSVVQILEHMNAYGRYYLPAIAKALEEDKSPRNAWFESGFWGNYFTKTMKPSNVRVIKNKMKAMKAYCFPNSLNVEQVTNEFIQQQQILLGLLDRAKDKNLNAKRIPITVTSLIKLKLGDVFRFLVAHEQRHMIQARNTLKAVGVTTDRFPVILTTSESSTAKKAYGAAI from the coding sequence ATGGCTAAGTTTAAAACAGAAGACCTTATTGCAGAGCTGAAAGAAGATGTGCAACATATTTTAGAGGCTGCCGAGCATATCAGAACATCAGATAAGAATAAGCTGGTTTATCAAATAGATAAAGAGAAGTGGAGTGTAGTGCAGATTCTGGAACACATGAATGCTTATGGAAGGTATTATCTACCTGCTATAGCAAAAGCCTTAGAGGAGGATAAATCGCCACGTAATGCATGGTTTGAGAGTGGCTTTTGGGGTAATTATTTTACAAAGACAATGAAGCCAAGCAATGTACGAGTAATAAAGAACAAGATGAAGGCTATGAAGGCTTATTGTTTCCCTAATAGTCTGAATGTAGAACAAGTAACAAATGAGTTCATTCAGCAACAGCAAATATTATTAGGTCTGTTAGATAGAGCAAAAGATAAAAATCTGAATGCTAAACGAATTCCTATAACTGTAACCAGTTTGATCAAACTGAAATTAGGAGATGTCTTTCGTTTCCTGGTTGCGCATGAACAGCGCCATATGATACAAGCTCGTAATACACTGAAAGCTGTTGGTGTAACTACAGACAGATTCCCGGTTATATTGACAACCTCCGAGAGTTCCACGGCTAAAAAAGCGTATGGAGCAGCCATCTGA